Within Claveliimonas bilis, the genomic segment GCCTTTAAAAGTGAAAAAGTGATGGCGCCTTAACACCTATTTGCCTTTTTTGCATAAAATAGCAGAAGAGGTGATAAAATGCGGCTTTGCGACTTTCAGCAAAAGGAAGTGATCAATGCATGCGACTGCAGAAAGTTAGGGTATGTGGCGGATCTTGTCTTTGATGAATGCAGCGGATGTATAGAATCCATTATTGTCCCCAAAGGGGGGAAATTGTGCGGATGGTTTGGAGACGGCGGGGAATATGTAATTCCGTTTTGCTGCATCCAGAAAATCGGTCCGGATATTATTCTGGTAGAAGTACATGAAGAAAAACACCACAGACAAAAGTAAAAAAATTGACAATTTCTATTCGGGGGTTATATACTGGAGATATAATCAGAAGAAAGGACGTAAG encodes:
- a CDS encoding PRC-barrel domain-containing protein: MRLCDFQQKEVINACDCRKLGYVADLVFDECSGCIESIIVPKGGKLCGWFGDGGEYVIPFCCIQKIGPDIILVEVHEEKHHRQK